The genomic stretch GCTCAGGTTCCCCAGGTAGTCGAGCACGAGTTTCTGGCTAGTTGTAAACGTCTTGCCTATGAGCggcttatttattttcgcCCTCACTTTCTCCACCAGGATCGGCTCCGGGTACCTGTGGTGCGCCACCAGCTGCGTGTTCGTGGCCTTCGAGTGGCAGGTCAGGTCATAGGCCATCCTGTCCGCGTGGCCCACGACCTCAATCCACCCGTAGGACGTCAGGATCTCCGCGTCCCAGCAGTCCGAGGCGTAGTGTGCCATTTCATTTGCCGTGTGCTGCCTGAACCTCAGTCCGTCCTCGTTGATGCCGCACCTCTTCAGGAACAGGTACGTCCGTGCCAAAAAGTAGGCCAGCGCCTCGTTGTCCACTACTCTCTTTTCGAGTGCCTCCTCCATGGACAGCTTCACTGGCACGAAGTTCCCCTCGCCCTGGGCAGTTTTAGTCACCAGTGGCAGCACGACGTGCTTAAACTCCTCGTACTTCTCGTGCGTCTTCGACTTAGGGTTCACGAAGTACTCGATCTCCGCCATTGTGAACTCGCGCACCCTCAGCAGGCCGTTCCTCGGGCTAATCTCGTTCCTGAAGCCCAGTCCAATCTGCGCTGCTGCGAACGGCACCTTCCCTCCGTTGTACTCGAGCAGTCTTACGAAATTGACAAAAATGCCCTGGGCCGTCTCGGGCCTCAGATACGCTAGCGAGTTTGCTGCGTCGTCTGTCTTCGGGCCTATGTTCGTCGAAAACATAAGGTTGAACGGAAACGGCTTTGACAGCTGATCCCCTTCCGGCGATTTAATTTCGTATTCTGCAAAAAAATCCTCCATCTCAGGCTGGGTGTACACTCCCACCTTTTTCGACAGCATGTCCAACTCGTGCAAACTCAGCGCCTCGAGCTTCTTATTCAGGCTCTTGAGGTCGTTCTTATCTTTGGAGGCCATGACGTTTTCCAGCAGTTCTTCTGCGTACTTATCTGCTCTGTAGCACTCCCCGTTACTCAAATTCTTAACCATCAGGTCCGTGAAACGGTCCACGTGTCCCGATGACTTCAGCACCGGGTGCGGCGTGATACAGGAGCATGAAACCTCCAGCATCTCGTCGAAGACCACAAAGTGCTCCCTCCACAGCTTCTCGAGCTCCGACTTTAGGGCGCATCCTGGAGGCCCGTAGTCGTACAGCCCAGAGGAGCCCCCGTACAGCTC from Theileria orientalis strain Shintoku DNA, chromosome 1, complete genome encodes the following:
- a CDS encoding glycyl-tRNA synthetase — protein: MQILLKLWMYCLLSIACKDLIHGLSLFDSILGNRVSTARLHNIVSFSGQKHKNKTCSSNIAFLHSGTKPNLNVYCTHKESQFFSEPMGTEKLKDSLATNKFDCENLLKRRFFYTSSFELYGGSSGLYDYGPPGCALKSELEKLWREHFVVFDEMLEVSCSCITPHPVLKSSGHVDRFTDLMVKNLSNGECYRADKYAEELLENVMASKDKNDLKSLNKKLEALSLHELDMLSKKVGVYTQPEMEDFFAEYEIKSPEGDQLSKPFPFNLMFSTNIGPKTDDAANSLAYLRPETAQGIFVNFVRLLEYNGGKVPFAAAQIGLGFRNEISPRNGLLRVREFTMAEIEYFVNPKSKTHEKYEEFKHVVLPLVTKTAQGEGNFVPVKLSMEEALEKRVVDNEALAYFLARTYLFLKRCGINEDGLRFRQHTANEMAHYASDCWDAEILTSYGWIEVVGHADRMAYDLTCHSKATNTQLVAHHRYPEPILVEKVRAKINKPLIGKTFTTSQKLVLDYLGNLSVEEGRALSKALSENPDGHVVKLDSREFKLTPEMVQLEFVETKVSDESFVPGVIEPSFGLGRLIYSILEHSFRVRPVDENVPEERSYLALNPSIAPTKCSILPLSAKEVFDPFIARVQRDLKRLAISHKVDKTGASIGKRYARTDEIGVPYCVTLDFQSLNDDSVTLRERDSMQQLRVRVDEVAELLSNLLRENVTWAEAAARYPNFTQQKLQ